From Plasmodium cynomolgi strain B DNA, scaffold: 0459, whole genome shotgun sequence, a single genomic window includes:
- a CDS encoding hypothetical protein (putative): MFAYLYIVIIYSQYPFLQRIWGIFDDFTNDLTEEENELLVVCDEIVKPYPSKKTEYTQYCKILLKNIAGASIIEVESKDKNIISEETLNINTRCTYLNKWLYYFIKIYSVPEEFIRKNFEAIDDLKDLLPKNGKYTKCYYESYKSDYAEPEDEIKLSNFVDNEDIIGEILMGEHPQQYQPCLKYIYDCVNTYKKLKTLYCNNNVYRDPKYSKLCSGIQSFIVTYKGLSEIGSLIQKLPDLDSPLQEFRAALQLSGETDTSTTGQTDFFSGPLKSKITTGVTAGAGACAFLGILYKFTPALGLFTAQNRGAQASIFLDDGQNEMLYYSPDSWNMESDNTGYNIGYHSMEDY, translated from the exons atgtttgcatatttatatattgttattatttattctcagtatccttttttacaaCGAATATGGGGTATATTTGATGATTTTACTAACGATTTaactgaagaagaaaatgaattacTTGTGGTATGTGATGAAATTGTAAAACCTTATCCCTCAAAAAAAACGGAATATACACAATACTGTAagattcttttaaaaaatatagcgggAGCATCAATAATTGAAGTCGAATCTaaagacaaaaatataatttccgAAGAAactttaaatattaatactCGTTGTACGTATTTAAACAAgtggttatattattttataaaaatatatagtgtTCCAGAGGAGTTTATTaggaaaaattttgaagcaATTGATGATCTAAAGGACTTATTGCCtaaaaatggtaaatatACCAAGTGTTATTACGAATCATACAAGAGCGATTATGCTGAACCAgaagatgaaataaaattatcaaattttGTAGATAATGAAGACATTATTGGAGAAATATTAATGGGTGAGCATCCACAACAATATCAACCTTGTcttaagtatatatatgactGTGTCAATACATATAAGAAGTTGAAAACCTTATATTGTAATAATAATGTGTACCGGGATCCAAAATATAGTAAACTTTGTTCTGGTATACAATCATTTATTGTGACTTATAAAGGTTTGTCTGAAATAGGTTCATTAATACAAAAGCTTCCAGACTTAGATTCTCCCCTACAAGAATTTAGAGCTGCACTACAACTTAGTGGGGAAACAGACACATCTACTACTGGGCAAACTGATTTTTTTAGCGGTCCACTAAAATCTAAAATAACAACAGGAGTCACAGCAGGGGCAGGAGCATGTGCTTTTCTAGGAATTTTGTATAAG TTCACTCCAGCTCTAGGTTTGTTTACTGCTCAAAATAGAGGGGCACAAGCTAGTATTTTTTTAGATGatggacaaaatgaaatgcttTATTATAGCCCCGATTCATGGAATATGGAGTCCGATAACACGGGATATAACATAGGCTACCATTCTATGGAGGATTActaa